One stretch of Jiangella gansuensis DSM 44835 DNA includes these proteins:
- a CDS encoding M14 family zinc carboxypeptidase, translated as MRRRTFLAGVAGLGAGALVAPPALASTAYARPQSRPNGPWIQPEQTVQKAALTANVDLGPKLESIAARSKGRMAVEIAGRSATGWPIHLVRFGEPTAGKLPVLIQTQIHGGEPLGTEVVLRLMQTLATSSHPAVREILDRLTVWFIPRLNMDGADFRDDTGFLVQRRQNTQAWTPQEWGLAPDTEAPWYLPRSLLQPGRVSGYDINRDFHPDLTFRLGPGDEALLPGASALPGFFVTPEARTSAAVFQRLRPDVFIDHHHRGSNVQSETDNQLTTLQVIGLVTEGTPEFPLDPAVRDLSFRLNVLVWDALRTRGESPYGGITRYPDVELPGTALGSYALNGAGIMLYETRSAAQKSMGMLIQQSLIGMGVTLEALASGEIDAVDGSRYLDIPPAGPSIGNPRF; from the coding sequence ATGCGACGACGCACGTTCCTCGCTGGGGTGGCTGGTCTCGGAGCGGGAGCCCTGGTGGCTCCGCCCGCACTCGCCTCCACCGCGTACGCCCGGCCGCAGTCACGGCCGAACGGGCCGTGGATCCAGCCGGAACAGACCGTCCAGAAGGCGGCCCTGACCGCCAACGTCGATCTGGGCCCGAAACTGGAGAGCATCGCGGCCCGGTCGAAGGGCCGCATGGCCGTGGAGATCGCGGGGCGCTCCGCGACCGGCTGGCCCATCCACCTGGTCCGCTTCGGCGAGCCGACGGCAGGGAAGCTGCCGGTGCTCATCCAGACCCAGATCCACGGCGGCGAGCCGCTGGGCACGGAGGTGGTGTTGCGGCTGATGCAGACGCTCGCCACCAGCTCTCACCCCGCGGTCCGGGAGATCCTCGACCGGCTCACAGTCTGGTTCATCCCGCGGCTCAACATGGACGGCGCGGACTTCCGCGACGACACCGGGTTCCTGGTCCAGCGCCGGCAGAACACCCAGGCCTGGACACCGCAGGAGTGGGGGCTGGCCCCGGACACCGAGGCGCCCTGGTACCTGCCGCGCTCGCTGCTACAGCCGGGCCGGGTCTCCGGCTACGACATCAACCGCGACTTCCACCCGGACCTGACCTTCCGGCTCGGCCCGGGCGACGAGGCGCTGCTGCCCGGTGCGTCGGCGCTGCCCGGGTTCTTCGTGACACCGGAGGCGCGGACGTCCGCGGCGGTCTTCCAGCGGTTGCGGCCCGACGTCTTCATCGACCACCACCACCGCGGCAGCAACGTGCAGTCGGAGACGGACAACCAGCTCACGACGCTGCAGGTGATCGGCCTGGTCACGGAGGGGACCCCGGAGTTCCCGCTGGACCCGGCGGTGCGCGACCTCAGCTTCCGGCTCAACGTACTGGTGTGGGACGCGCTGCGGACGCGGGGCGAGTCGCCGTACGGCGGCATCACCCGCTATCCGGACGTCGAGCTGCCGGGTACCGCGCTGGGCTCGTACGCGCTCAACGGCGCTGGGATCATGCTGTACGAGACGCGCTCGGCGGCGCAGAAGTCGATGGGCATGCTCATCCAGCAGTCGCTGATCGGCATGGGTGTGACGCTCGAGGCGCTCGCCAGCGGCGAGATCGACGCCGTCGACGGCAGCCGCTACCTCGACATCCCGCCGGCGGGGCCGTCCATCGGCAACCCCCGGTTCTGA
- a CDS encoding UPF0182 family protein — MPRPASPFRGPSNPRRSRALLPTLVVLGVLVVAYILVVTFWTDRLWYQSLNFVDVFTTQLLTRGGMFVVFGLLMAASVVVNGIVAYRLRPRYRPMSVEQQSLDRYRDAIDPVRTWVLGAVAVLLAIMAGASAAGQWQTFLAWRNGGEFGQDDAQFGIDIGFFAFDYPWWRYVVSYGFAVVVLGLVVAAVTHYVYGGIRLQTAGQKVSPATQAHLSVLIGLFVLLKAVAYWLDRYALVIEGAPEDRFTGAGYTDINAVMPAKTILVFVAAICAVLFFVNVWQRNWMLPGIGLGLLVLSAVLLGGLWPFLVQQFQVRPSEASREAPYIERNIEATRDAYGIDDVQTEEYAATTQVSAGQLAEDSATIPGIRLMDPSVIPPAFQQLQQVRGFYSFSDPLDVDRYLVEDPETGQPTERDMVVAVREVDSDGIPAEQRNWINEHTVYTHGFGVVAAFGNTRETDGAPAFAEEDIPTQGVLGEYEPRIYFGENSPSYSIVGAPEGTDPVEYDIPEDPETGEERRNTYDGSGGVPLGSFFNRLLYATRFQEANFLLSDRLNEESRLLYDRDPRDRVEKVAPWLTVDANPFPAVVDGRVVWILDGYTTLNSFPYGERVSLSDATSDSRTVRPALAAQPDDYINYVRNSVKATVDAYDGTVTLYAWDDEDPVLEAWMGAFPDTVQPRSEIPEPLMDHLRYPEDLFKLQRNLLQEYHVTEPSTFYGGQDRWQVPADPSVDVDVDQPPYYQTIQMPGSEDAMFSLTTTYTPRGRQNLVAFMAVNADARSDEYGQLQILRLPGNTQIDGPSQVANDFESNATVAQELTLLRSGDAVTQLGNLLTLPVGGGLLYVQPVYVVRASGEAAYPLLRRVLVQFGDNIGFDDTLQGSLDQIFQGESGADTDEEGGIVDVPPPGGEEETPPAEEEPTPTDEPTTPPADQSDLDAAIAEIGQAWQEARQAQAEGRYADQAAALERMEAAIARAEQLSGEAATETP; from the coding sequence ATGCCCCGACCCGCCAGCCCGTTCCGCGGGCCCAGTAATCCACGACGTTCCCGGGCACTGCTGCCGACGTTGGTGGTCCTGGGCGTGCTCGTCGTCGCATACATCCTGGTCGTGACCTTCTGGACCGACCGGCTCTGGTATCAGTCGCTGAACTTCGTCGACGTGTTCACCACCCAGCTCCTCACCCGGGGCGGGATGTTCGTCGTCTTCGGGCTGCTGATGGCGGCGTCCGTCGTCGTCAACGGCATCGTCGCCTACCGGCTGCGGCCGCGGTACCGGCCGATGAGCGTGGAACAGCAGAGTCTCGACCGCTACCGCGACGCCATCGACCCGGTCCGGACCTGGGTCCTCGGCGCCGTCGCCGTGCTGCTGGCCATCATGGCCGGCGCCAGTGCCGCCGGTCAGTGGCAGACGTTCCTGGCGTGGCGCAACGGCGGCGAGTTCGGCCAGGACGACGCCCAGTTCGGCATCGACATCGGGTTCTTCGCGTTCGACTACCCGTGGTGGCGTTACGTCGTCAGCTACGGCTTCGCCGTGGTGGTGCTCGGCCTGGTGGTCGCCGCTGTCACCCACTACGTCTACGGCGGTATCCGGCTGCAGACGGCCGGCCAGAAGGTCAGTCCGGCCACGCAGGCCCACCTGTCGGTGCTGATCGGCCTGTTCGTGCTGCTCAAAGCGGTCGCATACTGGCTGGACCGATACGCCCTGGTCATCGAGGGCGCCCCGGAGGACCGTTTCACCGGGGCGGGCTACACCGACATCAACGCGGTCATGCCGGCCAAGACCATCCTGGTGTTCGTCGCGGCCATCTGCGCAGTGCTGTTCTTTGTCAACGTCTGGCAGCGCAACTGGATGCTGCCGGGCATCGGGCTGGGCCTGCTGGTGCTGTCGGCCGTGCTGCTCGGCGGGCTCTGGCCGTTCCTGGTCCAGCAGTTCCAGGTGCGGCCGAGCGAGGCCAGCCGCGAGGCGCCGTACATCGAGCGCAACATCGAGGCGACCCGGGACGCCTATGGCATCGACGACGTCCAGACCGAGGAGTACGCCGCCACGACCCAGGTCTCCGCGGGTCAGCTCGCCGAGGACTCCGCCACCATCCCTGGAATCCGGCTGATGGACCCGAGCGTCATCCCGCCGGCATTCCAGCAGTTGCAGCAGGTGCGTGGCTTCTACTCCTTCAGCGACCCGCTCGACGTCGACCGATACCTGGTCGAGGACCCTGAGACCGGCCAGCCCACCGAGCGCGACATGGTGGTGGCGGTGCGCGAGGTCGATTCCGACGGCATCCCGGCCGAGCAGCGCAACTGGATCAACGAGCACACCGTCTACACGCACGGCTTCGGTGTGGTGGCCGCGTTCGGCAACACCCGGGAGACCGACGGCGCGCCGGCGTTCGCCGAGGAGGACATCCCCACGCAGGGTGTGCTCGGTGAGTACGAGCCGCGCATCTACTTCGGTGAGAACTCGCCCAGCTACTCCATCGTCGGTGCGCCCGAAGGAACCGACCCGGTGGAGTACGACATCCCGGAGGACCCGGAGACCGGTGAGGAGCGCCGGAACACGTACGACGGCAGCGGCGGCGTGCCTCTCGGCTCGTTCTTCAACCGGCTCCTCTACGCCACCCGGTTCCAGGAGGCCAACTTCCTGCTGTCCGACCGCCTCAACGAGGAATCGCGGCTGCTGTACGACCGCGACCCCCGGGATCGGGTCGAGAAGGTCGCGCCCTGGCTGACGGTCGACGCCAACCCGTTCCCCGCTGTGGTCGACGGCCGCGTGGTCTGGATCCTCGACGGCTACACGACACTCAACTCGTTCCCGTACGGCGAGCGGGTGTCGCTCAGCGACGCCACCAGCGACTCGCGTACGGTCCGGCCGGCCCTGGCAGCGCAACCGGACGACTACATCAACTACGTGCGCAACTCCGTGAAGGCCACGGTCGACGCCTACGACGGCACCGTCACGCTGTACGCCTGGGACGACGAGGACCCGGTTCTGGAGGCGTGGATGGGCGCGTTCCCGGACACCGTTCAGCCGCGCTCGGAGATCCCCGAGCCGCTGATGGACCACCTGCGTTACCCCGAGGACCTCTTCAAGCTGCAGCGCAACCTGCTGCAGGAGTACCACGTCACCGAGCCGTCGACGTTCTACGGCGGTCAGGACCGCTGGCAGGTTCCGGCCGACCCGTCGGTCGACGTCGACGTCGATCAGCCGCCGTACTACCAGACCATCCAGATGCCTGGCAGCGAGGACGCCATGTTCTCGTTGACGACGACGTACACACCGCGAGGCAGACAGAACCTGGTGGCGTTCATGGCGGTCAACGCCGACGCGCGCAGCGACGAGTACGGGCAGCTGCAGATTCTGCGGCTACCCGGCAACACCCAGATCGACGGTCCCAGCCAGGTGGCCAACGACTTCGAGAGCAACGCCACCGTCGCGCAGGAGTTGACGCTGCTGCGCTCCGGCGATGCGGTGACACAGCTGGGCAACCTGCTGACGCTGCCGGTCGGTGGTGGCCTGCTGTACGTCCAGCCGGTCTACGTGGTCCGCGCCTCCGGCGAAGCCGCCTACCCGCTGCTGCGCCGCGTGTTGGTGCAGTTCGGCGACAACATCGGCTTCGACGACACTCTCCAGGGCTCGCTCGACCAGATCTTCCAGGGTGAGTCCGGCGCGGACACCGACGAGGAGGGCGGCATCGTCGACGTACCGCCTCCGGGTGGTGAGGAGGAGACCCCGCCGGCGGAGGAGGAGCCAACACCTACCGACGAGCCGACGACGCCGCCGGCAGACCAGAGTGACCTCGACGCGGCCATCGCCGAGATCGGGCAGGCCTGGCAGGAAGCCCGCCAGGCGCAGGCCGAGGGTCGGTACGCCGACCAGGCCGCCGCGCTCGAGCGGATGGAGGCGGCGATCGCGCGCGCCGAGCAACTGTCGGGCGAGGCGGCTACCGAGACGCCGTAA
- a CDS encoding plasmid pRiA4b ORF-3 family protein — protein sequence MPGNDDAQAELHRKFEAAISGMELSDLRQLTGDLSLVDGRIAHHRTRPELRRPPRDDVATYRIRVDLDHAEPPIWRRLDLRSDLSLDVVHQVLQVAFDWTDSHLHRFSLGGHPFDRTSQLFLCSYDVENGEDEDDGGIPAGDVRLDETLQEPGDVLHYLYDYGDNWDVTIQLEKVLPAEPGAPAASAIDGRRAAPPEDSGGGTDLASVAMVVDDPAHFDLDQLNRALRGPHLVILESGIDQRLVDLVGRLRHTPVGDDLAERMVMLGSQPTEPDHDELVASLAAHRWFLDRAVDGGIELTSAGYLKPPDVEAASAVVPTMRDWIGKNNREINTVPLLQFRESLQSMGLLRKYKGALLLTRAGAAAQRDPSILWRHLAERLIPAKAGDFETAATLLLLAYAGTSPDATIPRGPVTAALSELGWRHRDGRALDGRELSRLGVFDILVNVGDRRATPDDRGRLSPAAATLARAALRTAR from the coding sequence GTGCCAGGAAACGACGACGCTCAGGCCGAACTCCACCGCAAGTTCGAGGCCGCCATCTCCGGGATGGAGCTCTCCGACCTGCGCCAGCTCACCGGCGACCTGTCCCTGGTCGACGGCAGGATCGCTCATCACAGGACGCGTCCGGAACTACGCCGTCCACCGCGCGACGACGTCGCGACCTACCGGATCCGGGTCGACCTCGATCACGCTGAGCCACCGATCTGGCGCCGGCTGGATCTCCGCTCGGACCTTTCGCTGGATGTCGTGCATCAGGTGCTGCAGGTCGCCTTCGACTGGACCGACTCCCACCTGCACCGGTTCTCCCTCGGCGGGCACCCGTTCGACCGGACCAGCCAACTGTTCCTCTGCTCCTACGACGTCGAGAACGGCGAGGACGAGGACGACGGCGGCATCCCCGCCGGCGACGTACGCCTCGACGAGACGCTGCAGGAACCCGGCGACGTCCTGCACTACCTCTACGACTACGGGGACAACTGGGACGTGACCATCCAGCTCGAGAAGGTGCTGCCGGCGGAGCCGGGCGCTCCCGCGGCGAGCGCGATCGACGGCCGCCGGGCAGCGCCCCCGGAGGATTCCGGCGGCGGCACCGACTTGGCCAGCGTCGCGATGGTCGTCGATGACCCGGCCCACTTCGACCTCGACCAGCTCAACCGGGCCCTGCGGGGCCCGCACCTCGTGATCCTCGAGTCCGGCATCGACCAGCGGCTTGTCGACCTGGTCGGCCGGCTTCGGCACACGCCTGTCGGTGACGACCTGGCCGAGCGAATGGTGATGCTGGGCTCGCAGCCGACCGAGCCGGACCACGACGAACTGGTCGCGTCGCTCGCGGCGCACCGCTGGTTCCTCGACCGCGCCGTGGACGGCGGTATCGAGCTGACCTCAGCCGGGTATCTGAAGCCTCCCGACGTCGAAGCCGCGTCCGCCGTGGTGCCCACGATGCGCGACTGGATCGGGAAGAACAACCGAGAGATCAACACGGTGCCACTGCTGCAGTTCCGCGAATCTCTGCAGTCCATGGGCCTACTACGCAAGTACAAGGGCGCGTTGCTGTTGACCCGAGCGGGAGCCGCGGCCCAGCGTGATCCGTCGATCCTGTGGCGGCACCTGGCCGAGCGGCTGATCCCCGCCAAGGCCGGCGACTTCGAGACCGCCGCCACGCTGCTCCTGCTCGCCTATGCGGGCACCTCACCGGACGCCACCATCCCGCGCGGGCCAGTGACCGCCGCGCTGTCGGAACTAGGGTGGCGTCACCGCGACGGGCGTGCGCTGGACGGCCGTGAGCTGAGCCGCCTCGGCGTGTTCGACATCCTCGTCAACGTCGGGGACCGGCGCGCAACGCCGGACGATCGCGGCCGCCTGAGCCCGGCTGCCGCCACCCTGGCACGCGCCGCGCTCCGTACCGCCCGCTGA
- a CDS encoding GNAT family N-acetyltransferase: MTDFNVRTAEPADLAAVGHLTVEAYDADGFLEDDDDYAAELADAASRAEKATLLVAADPDGTVIGTATFCRPGSPYTEISRPGEAEFRMLAVAPSARGRGVGLALVRECIELGRQHGDAALVLSSLPQMRTAHRLYERLGFVRLPERDHEPVPGIRLIAYRLAL; the protein is encoded by the coding sequence ATGACGGACTTCAACGTGCGCACCGCTGAGCCGGCCGACCTCGCCGCGGTCGGGCACCTCACGGTCGAGGCCTACGACGCCGACGGGTTCCTGGAGGACGACGACGACTACGCCGCCGAACTGGCCGATGCCGCGAGCAGAGCCGAGAAGGCGACACTGCTCGTGGCCGCCGACCCCGACGGCACGGTCATCGGCACCGCCACGTTCTGCCGGCCCGGCAGCCCCTACACCGAGATCTCGCGGCCAGGTGAGGCGGAGTTCCGGATGCTCGCGGTGGCCCCGTCCGCCCGTGGCCGCGGTGTCGGCCTCGCCCTGGTGCGGGAATGCATCGAGCTCGGGCGACAGCACGGCGACGCCGCGCTCGTGCTCTCGTCGCTGCCGCAGATGCGCACCGCGCACCGGCTCTACGAGCGGCTCGGCTTCGTCCGGCTGCCCGAGCGGGATCACGAGCCCGTGCCCGGCATCCGGCTCATCGCCTACCGGCTCGCTCTCTAA
- a CDS encoding molybdenum cofactor biosynthesis protein MoaE, with translation MQIIRLLDVRDEPLSVDEVMTAVSDRGAGGTCVFVGTVREEDGGRGVTSLDYEAHPTVTDTLRAVAEKVTADVPVRALAATHRVGHLEIGDIAVVVAVAAAHRQEAFEACRRLIDDLKREVPIWKHQRFDDGGEEWVGAP, from the coding sequence ATGCAGATCATCCGACTGCTGGACGTGCGGGACGAGCCGCTGTCCGTCGACGAGGTCATGACGGCGGTGTCCGACCGCGGTGCCGGCGGTACCTGCGTGTTCGTCGGCACCGTCCGCGAGGAGGACGGCGGGCGCGGCGTCACCAGCCTCGACTACGAGGCGCACCCGACGGTCACCGACACGCTACGGGCGGTCGCGGAGAAGGTGACCGCCGACGTGCCGGTGCGGGCGCTGGCGGCGACGCACCGGGTGGGGCACCTCGAGATCGGCGACATCGCCGTCGTGGTCGCCGTGGCCGCGGCTCACCGCCAGGAGGCCTTCGAGGCGTGCCGGCGGCTCATCGACGACCTCAAGCGCGAAGTCCCGATCTGGAAGCACCAGCGTTTCGACGACGGCGGCGAGGAGTGGGTCGGCGCTCCGTGA
- a CDS encoding YlbL family protein yields the protein MTRRSATLAVAGALIVALVAVASMLNLPYVVYSPGPVEDTLGEWNGEPVVQIEGAETYSTDGELDLTTVGVTSADAELDLLTALRAWADPDRAVIPREVVYPEGTTAEQSRQLNAAMLADSQQNAKVAALRQLDYEVTERVLVDAVVEGAPADGVLEPGDVVVSVDGVDVSTPQDVVDAVTEHEPGETVEFVIERDGATLVQRIETTEAEEDGRALVGFQPVAGFDLPIEIDITIDERIGGPSAGMIFAVAIYDTLTPEALLAGQHIAGTGEISPDGEVGPIGGIQQKIAAANHDGAELFLAPAANCDEAVGGNNGDMLVVPVETLDDAIATIESFTDGDTGDLAACPT from the coding sequence ATGACCCGCCGATCCGCGACGCTGGCCGTCGCCGGTGCCCTGATCGTCGCGCTCGTCGCGGTGGCGTCCATGCTCAACCTGCCCTACGTCGTCTATTCGCCCGGCCCGGTCGAGGACACGCTGGGGGAGTGGAACGGCGAGCCGGTCGTGCAGATCGAGGGTGCCGAGACGTACTCCACCGACGGTGAACTGGACCTGACGACGGTCGGCGTCACCTCGGCCGACGCCGAACTCGACCTGCTGACGGCGCTGCGGGCCTGGGCCGACCCGGACCGCGCCGTCATCCCGCGCGAGGTCGTCTACCCCGAGGGCACGACGGCCGAGCAGTCGCGGCAGCTCAACGCCGCCATGCTGGCCGACTCGCAGCAGAACGCCAAGGTCGCGGCGCTACGACAGCTGGACTACGAGGTCACCGAGCGGGTCCTCGTCGACGCCGTCGTCGAGGGCGCTCCCGCCGACGGCGTGCTGGAGCCCGGCGACGTCGTCGTCTCCGTCGACGGCGTGGACGTGTCGACGCCGCAAGACGTCGTCGACGCCGTCACCGAGCACGAGCCGGGCGAGACGGTCGAGTTCGTCATCGAGCGTGACGGCGCGACGCTGGTCCAGCGCATCGAGACCACCGAGGCGGAGGAGGACGGACGGGCTCTGGTCGGCTTCCAGCCGGTGGCCGGATTCGACCTCCCGATCGAGATCGACATCACCATCGACGAACGTATCGGCGGGCCGAGCGCGGGCATGATCTTCGCCGTCGCCATCTACGACACGCTGACGCCGGAGGCGCTACTCGCCGGCCAGCACATCGCCGGCACCGGTGAGATCAGCCCGGACGGCGAGGTCGGCCCGATCGGCGGCATCCAGCAGAAGATCGCCGCGGCCAACCACGACGGCGCCGAGCTGTTCCTCGCTCCGGCGGCCAACTGCGACGAGGCGGTGGGCGGCAACAACGGCGACATGCTGGTGGTGCCGGTCGAGACCCTCGACGATGCCATCGCGACCATCGAGTCGTTCACGGACGGCGACACCGGCGACCTGGCGGCCTGCCCGACGTAG
- a CDS encoding NAD-dependent epimerase/dehydratase family protein produces the protein MGRQSRRVRAGRNGDGLVVAVTGASSGVGRSLASRLVASEDVAEVIGLDDVRGDVDGVTWRVIDLTDPAIVTRLAGVDAVVHTAVDIGITDDPAVRSHRNVRGAQTVLTASAAAGVRHVVVVTSAMVYGAEPDNPVPLDEDAPLRAEPDGSVISDLLEIEDLCARAPRSHPGTAVTVARPAAVVGPGVDTVLTRHFEAPRLLVVRGSDPAWQFCHVDDLASALEFVVLHGLAGPVTVASEGHLDQQRVEDLTGRSRIELPASFAFGTAQRLHRLGVTPAPASELHFVTRPWVVSVERLRAAGWRPEYDNADALRALMDEVSGRHALASRRIGKRETATAATIGAAGATVAILGTAVVVRKARRRKRG, from the coding sequence GTGGGCAGACAGTCGCGGCGGGTTCGCGCTGGGCGCAACGGCGACGGCCTGGTGGTCGCCGTCACGGGCGCGTCGTCCGGCGTGGGCCGATCGCTGGCGTCGCGGCTGGTCGCCAGCGAGGACGTCGCCGAGGTCATCGGGCTCGACGACGTGCGCGGCGATGTCGACGGGGTCACCTGGCGCGTGATCGACCTCACCGACCCGGCCATCGTGACGCGGCTGGCGGGCGTCGACGCCGTGGTGCACACGGCCGTCGACATCGGCATCACCGACGATCCGGCGGTTCGCTCGCACCGCAACGTCCGTGGCGCGCAGACGGTGCTGACGGCGTCCGCGGCGGCGGGGGTGCGACACGTCGTGGTCGTCACCAGCGCGATGGTCTACGGCGCCGAGCCGGACAATCCGGTGCCGCTGGACGAGGACGCGCCCCTGCGGGCCGAGCCGGACGGCTCGGTCATCAGCGACCTGCTCGAGATCGAGGACCTGTGCGCCCGGGCGCCGCGCTCGCACCCGGGTACGGCGGTGACGGTGGCGCGGCCGGCCGCCGTGGTCGGCCCGGGCGTCGACACCGTCCTCACGCGGCACTTCGAGGCGCCCCGGCTGCTGGTGGTGCGCGGCAGCGATCCGGCCTGGCAGTTCTGCCACGTCGACGACCTCGCTTCCGCGCTGGAGTTCGTCGTGCTGCACGGCCTCGCGGGCCCGGTCACGGTCGCCAGCGAAGGTCATCTGGATCAGCAGCGCGTCGAGGATCTGACCGGGCGCAGCCGCATCGAGCTGCCGGCGTCCTTCGCGTTCGGCACGGCGCAGCGGTTGCACCGGCTGGGCGTCACACCGGCGCCGGCCAGTGAGTTGCACTTCGTGACCCGGCCGTGGGTGGTCTCCGTCGAGCGGCTGCGTGCTGCCGGCTGGCGGCCCGAGTACGACAACGCCGACGCCCTGCGTGCCCTGATGGACGAGGTCAGCGGCCGGCACGCGCTGGCGTCGCGGCGCATCGGAAAGCGCGAGACGGCGACGGCGGCCACCATCGGGGCGGCAGGTGCCACCGTCGCCATCCTGGGTACCGCCGTGGTGGTGCGCAAGGCGCGGCGCAGGAAGCGGGGGTAG
- a CDS encoding PPA1309 family protein, whose amino-acid sequence MSADEQHSALQQALAEIERHVRDGGWDQPARLYALALTGELLAREPALAERIGITGEPGPDTLTPIEQDVPNRPIEDLLATITWPETVAGCALVMERIVLPPGAEDEMPEDDAAATTWAQQHPARSDVRVVVGVMRDGRRESVMRVRGHEADNELIRGAELSPELGNALAETFR is encoded by the coding sequence ATGAGCGCGGACGAGCAGCACTCGGCACTCCAACAGGCGCTGGCGGAGATCGAGCGACACGTGCGAGACGGCGGATGGGACCAACCGGCCCGGCTGTACGCGCTCGCGCTCACCGGCGAGCTGCTCGCGCGGGAGCCGGCGCTGGCCGAGCGCATCGGCATCACCGGCGAACCGGGCCCCGACACCCTCACGCCGATCGAGCAGGACGTTCCCAACCGGCCCATCGAGGACCTCCTCGCCACCATCACGTGGCCGGAGACGGTCGCCGGGTGCGCGCTGGTGATGGAGCGCATCGTGCTGCCGCCCGGCGCCGAGGACGAGATGCCCGAGGACGACGCCGCGGCCACCACGTGGGCACAGCAGCACCCGGCCCGCTCGGACGTACGGGTCGTCGTCGGCGTCATGCGTGACGGCCGCCGCGAGTCCGTCATGCGCGTGCGTGGCCACGAGGCGGACAACGAGCTCATCCGCGGCGCGGAACTCTCGCCCGAGCTGGGCAACGCACTGGCCGAGACGTTTCGCTGA
- a CDS encoding alpha/beta hydrolase has protein sequence MDHESATASVGEPVTFQSEGVRIAGRFFPAAFGTGRSPAVAVLGPMTYQKEQAPALYAARLAQLGFSTLTFDTRFRGESGGEPRCYESPTAKIQDLRAALRYLAERPDVDADRLAVLGICMGASHALPVAAEDPLVRAVATVAGHYRDHASDVTWLGSDQAVAERLARGQEAQATYVATGEADEVPAVDADRTDVGMPGRLVWSWYQLWADRGLWENRYAVMSDAALLAYESLSAAARMTTPQLMIHSDQCAVPDAARRHFAVVPTPDKKLLWEGDTRHLQYYDDAAVIDRTVWSIVDWFARYLRPAG, from the coding sequence GTGGATCACGAGTCCGCCACGGCATCGGTGGGAGAGCCGGTGACGTTCCAGAGTGAGGGCGTTCGCATCGCGGGCCGGTTCTTCCCCGCGGCGTTCGGCACCGGCCGGTCGCCGGCGGTCGCCGTCCTCGGCCCGATGACCTACCAGAAGGAGCAAGCGCCCGCGTTGTACGCGGCTCGGCTGGCCCAGTTGGGCTTCTCGACGCTGACGTTCGACACCCGATTCCGTGGCGAGAGCGGTGGCGAGCCGCGCTGCTACGAGAGCCCGACGGCGAAGATCCAGGACCTGCGCGCGGCCCTGCGGTACCTCGCCGAGCGTCCGGACGTCGACGCGGACAGGCTGGCCGTCCTGGGCATCTGCATGGGCGCGTCACACGCGCTGCCGGTGGCGGCCGAGGACCCGCTGGTCCGCGCAGTGGCCACCGTCGCCGGGCACTATCGTGACCACGCCTCCGACGTCACCTGGCTCGGCAGCGACCAGGCCGTCGCCGAGCGCCTGGCCCGAGGTCAGGAGGCACAGGCGACGTACGTGGCGACCGGCGAGGCCGACGAGGTGCCCGCCGTCGACGCCGACCGTACCGACGTCGGAATGCCGGGCCGACTGGTGTGGAGCTGGTACCAGCTATGGGCCGACCGCGGGTTGTGGGAGAACCGGTATGCCGTCATGAGCGACGCCGCTCTGCTCGCGTACGAATCACTCAGCGCCGCCGCGCGGATGACCACGCCGCAACTCATGATCCACAGCGACCAGTGCGCCGTGCCCGATGCCGCGCGCCGGCACTTCGCCGTCGTGCCGACACCGGACAAGAAGCTTCTCTGGGAGGGCGACACCCGGCACCTGCAGTACTACGACGACGCGGCTGTCATCGACCGCACCGTCTGGAGCATCGTCGACTGGTTCGCCCGATACCTGAGGCCCGCTGGGTGA